One Pyrus communis chromosome 4, drPyrComm1.1, whole genome shotgun sequence genomic region harbors:
- the LOC137731815 gene encoding protein TIFY 4B isoform X5 — protein MNAATTTFPSILEKPLNQLTEDDISQLTREDCRKYLKEKGMRRPSWNKSQAIQQVISLKALLEPNEDSGAGALRKIVVSAQTTTATTQRAASNSADSAKEASADVQASVSADEPATHPRNEPPKSVPEDPLVDADTAAVSPRNQCTTDALVGQMTIFYSGKVNVYDGVPPDKARAILHFAAGPNHLLLDNQFGGAAAERSLRFQYQTAGDKDGPFPPSATISQSMQTGKIGEYTQQYWEKGNSTRDPEGQVSRKVSLQRYREKRKDRERLKIKKNSGANSSLEVYLNHQLRTHTSNGNSSPSGTSSPPQPGLLQTAENQPKIRCLPVDLNEKDILERRA, from the exons ATGAACGCCGCCACCACGACGTTTCCCTCCATTCTCGAGAAGCCCCTCAACCAGCTCACCGAGGATGACATTTCCCAGCTCACCCGCGAAGACTGCCGCAAGTACCTCAAAGAAAAAG GAATGCGGCGGCCCTCTTGGAACAAATCGCAGGCGATCCAGCAGGTTATTTCCCTCAAGGCGCTGCTGGAGCCCAACGAAGATTCCGGCGCCGGAGCTCTCAGAAAGATTGTCGTTTCGGCTCAGACGACCACCGCCACCACCCAGCGT GCCGCTTCGAATTCCGCTGATTCAGCTAAGGAAGCGAGCGCCGATGTCCAGGCTTCGGTGTCCGCAGACGAACCAGCGACGCATCCGAGAAATGAACCGCCCAAATCGGTTCCCGAGGATCCGCTGGTCGATGCGGATACCGCGGCCGTCAGTCCCAG AAATCAGTGTACAACTGATGCATTAGTTGGGCAAATGACAATTTTCTACAGTGGCAAGGTGAATGTGTATGATGGAGTGCCACCTGATAAG GCACGGGCAATCCTGCACTTTGCAGCTGGGCCCAACCATCTGCTTCTGGACAATCAATTTGGTGGTGCTGCAGCAGAAAGGTCCTTACGGTTCCAATATCAGACTGCGGGCGATAAAGATGGCCCTTTCCCTCCTAGTGCAACAATTTCTCAATCAATGCAAACAG GGAAGATCGGCGAATATACACAGCAGTACTGGGAGAAAGGGAACAGCACTCGTGATCCTG AGGGTCAGGTGAGCAGAAAAGTCTCGTTGCAGAGATACCGTGAAAAGCGAAAAGACAG AGAAAGattaaagataaagaaaaatagTGGAGCGAATTCTAGCTTGGAGGTTTACTTGAATCATCAACTCAGGACACATACCTCAAATGGTAATTCAAGTCCGAGTGGCACAAGCTCTCCACCCCAACCTGGGCTGCTACAGACAGCTGAAAATCAGCCAAAGATCCGCTGTCTTCCTGTTGACCTAAACGAGAAGG ATATCCTGGAACGCCGAGCTTGA
- the LOC137731815 gene encoding protein TIFY 4B isoform X4: MNAATTTFPSILEKPLNQLTEDDISQLTREDCRKYLKEKGMRRPSWNKSQAIQQVISLKALLEPNEDSGAGALRKIVVSAQTTTATTQRAASNSADSAKEASADVQASVSADEPATHPRNEPPKSVPEDPLVDADTAAVSPRNQCTTDALVGQMTIFYSGKVNVYDGVPPDKARAILHFAAGPNHLLLDNQFGGAAAERSLRFQYQTAGDKDGPFPPSATISQSMQTGKIGEYTQQYWEKGNSTRDPDAEGQVSRKVSLQRYREKRKDRERLKIKKNSGANSSLEVYLNHQLRTHTSNGNSSPSGTSSPPQPGLLQTAENQPKIRCLPVDLNEKDILERRA, translated from the exons ATGAACGCCGCCACCACGACGTTTCCCTCCATTCTCGAGAAGCCCCTCAACCAGCTCACCGAGGATGACATTTCCCAGCTCACCCGCGAAGACTGCCGCAAGTACCTCAAAGAAAAAG GAATGCGGCGGCCCTCTTGGAACAAATCGCAGGCGATCCAGCAGGTTATTTCCCTCAAGGCGCTGCTGGAGCCCAACGAAGATTCCGGCGCCGGAGCTCTCAGAAAGATTGTCGTTTCGGCTCAGACGACCACCGCCACCACCCAGCGT GCCGCTTCGAATTCCGCTGATTCAGCTAAGGAAGCGAGCGCCGATGTCCAGGCTTCGGTGTCCGCAGACGAACCAGCGACGCATCCGAGAAATGAACCGCCCAAATCGGTTCCCGAGGATCCGCTGGTCGATGCGGATACCGCGGCCGTCAGTCCCAG AAATCAGTGTACAACTGATGCATTAGTTGGGCAAATGACAATTTTCTACAGTGGCAAGGTGAATGTGTATGATGGAGTGCCACCTGATAAG GCACGGGCAATCCTGCACTTTGCAGCTGGGCCCAACCATCTGCTTCTGGACAATCAATTTGGTGGTGCTGCAGCAGAAAGGTCCTTACGGTTCCAATATCAGACTGCGGGCGATAAAGATGGCCCTTTCCCTCCTAGTGCAACAATTTCTCAATCAATGCAAACAG GGAAGATCGGCGAATATACACAGCAGTACTGGGAGAAAGGGAACAGCACTCGTGATCCTG ATGCAGAGGGTCAGGTGAGCAGAAAAGTCTCGTTGCAGAGATACCGTGAAAAGCGAAAAGACAG AGAAAGattaaagataaagaaaaatagTGGAGCGAATTCTAGCTTGGAGGTTTACTTGAATCATCAACTCAGGACACATACCTCAAATGGTAATTCAAGTCCGAGTGGCACAAGCTCTCCACCCCAACCTGGGCTGCTACAGACAGCTGAAAATCAGCCAAAGATCCGCTGTCTTCCTGTTGACCTAAACGAGAAGG ATATCCTGGAACGCCGAGCTTGA
- the LOC137731592 gene encoding acireductone dioxygenase 1, translating to MEAWFMDDSDSDPRLPHHRNPIEFIPLDHLAELGVLHWRLNPTDYENDQELRKIRETRGYNYMDLLDICPEKLNNYEEKLKNFYTEHIHADEEIRYCLEGSGYFDVRGKDDRWIRIWIKAGDLIILPAGIYHRFTLDTTNYVKLMRLFMGEPVWTAYNRPQEEHPARKEYVESFTKKVGVALKAR from the exons ATGGAG GCATGGTTCATGGACGACAGCGATTCAGACCCAAGGCTTCCTCACCATCGCAACCCCATAGAGTTTATTCCTTTGGACCATTTGGCAG AGCTGGGTGTGCTCCACTGGCGCTTGAACCCAACGGATTATGAAAACGATCAAGAACTGCGCAAAATTAGGGAAACCAGGGGATATAATTACATG GATTTGCTTGACATATGCCCAGAGAAATTGAACAATTATGAGGAGAAGTTGAAGAACTTCTACACAGAGCACATACATGCTGATGAGGAGATTCGCTACTGTTTAGAGGGAAGCGGGTACTTTGATGTCCGAGGGAAGGATGACCGTTGGATTCGAATTTGGATTAAGGCCGGTGATCTTATCATTTTGCCCGCTGGGATTTACCACAGGTTCACCCTTGATACCACCAATTATGTTAAG TTGATGAGGCTGTTTATGGGAGAGCCTGTGTGGACTGCGTATAATCGGCCACAGGAAGAACATCCGGCCAGGAAGGAGTATGTAGAGAGCTTCACTAAGAAAGTAGGAGTGGCATTAAAAGCTCGTTAA
- the LOC137731815 gene encoding protein TIFY 4B isoform X1, with protein sequence MNAATTTFPSILEKPLNQLTEDDISQLTREDCRKYLKEKGMRRPSWNKSQAIQQVISLKALLEPNEDSGAGALRKIVVSAQTTTATTQRAASNSADSAKEASADVQASVSADEPATHPRNEPPKSVPEDPLVDADTAAVSPRNQCTTDALVGQMTIFYSGKVNVYDGVPPDKVNEAFYLNGDLEISLPMQRYMDLQARAILHFAAGPNHLLLDNQFGGAAAERSLRFQYQTAGDKDGPFPPSATISQSMQTGKIGEYTQQYWEKGNSTRDPDAEGQVSRKVSLQRYREKRKDRERLKIKKNSGANSSLEVYLNHQLRTHTSNGNSSPSGTSSPPQPGLLQTAENQPKIRCLPVDLNEKDILERRA encoded by the exons ATGAACGCCGCCACCACGACGTTTCCCTCCATTCTCGAGAAGCCCCTCAACCAGCTCACCGAGGATGACATTTCCCAGCTCACCCGCGAAGACTGCCGCAAGTACCTCAAAGAAAAAG GAATGCGGCGGCCCTCTTGGAACAAATCGCAGGCGATCCAGCAGGTTATTTCCCTCAAGGCGCTGCTGGAGCCCAACGAAGATTCCGGCGCCGGAGCTCTCAGAAAGATTGTCGTTTCGGCTCAGACGACCACCGCCACCACCCAGCGT GCCGCTTCGAATTCCGCTGATTCAGCTAAGGAAGCGAGCGCCGATGTCCAGGCTTCGGTGTCCGCAGACGAACCAGCGACGCATCCGAGAAATGAACCGCCCAAATCGGTTCCCGAGGATCCGCTGGTCGATGCGGATACCGCGGCCGTCAGTCCCAG AAATCAGTGTACAACTGATGCATTAGTTGGGCAAATGACAATTTTCTACAGTGGCAAGGTGAATGTGTATGATGGAGTGCCACCTGATAAGGTAAATGAAGCTTTCTATTTGAATGGAGACCTTGAGATAAGCCTTCCAATGCAACGATATATGGATTTGCAGGCACGGGCAATCCTGCACTTTGCAGCTGGGCCCAACCATCTGCTTCTGGACAATCAATTTGGTGGTGCTGCAGCAGAAAGGTCCTTACGGTTCCAATATCAGACTGCGGGCGATAAAGATGGCCCTTTCCCTCCTAGTGCAACAATTTCTCAATCAATGCAAACAG GGAAGATCGGCGAATATACACAGCAGTACTGGGAGAAAGGGAACAGCACTCGTGATCCTG ATGCAGAGGGTCAGGTGAGCAGAAAAGTCTCGTTGCAGAGATACCGTGAAAAGCGAAAAGACAG AGAAAGattaaagataaagaaaaatagTGGAGCGAATTCTAGCTTGGAGGTTTACTTGAATCATCAACTCAGGACACATACCTCAAATGGTAATTCAAGTCCGAGTGGCACAAGCTCTCCACCCCAACCTGGGCTGCTACAGACAGCTGAAAATCAGCCAAAGATCCGCTGTCTTCCTGTTGACCTAAACGAGAAGG ATATCCTGGAACGCCGAGCTTGA
- the LOC137731815 gene encoding protein TIFY 4B isoform X3, which produces MNAATTTFPSILEKPLNQLTEDDISQLTREDCRKYLKEKGMRRPSWNKSQAIQQVISLKALLEPNEDSGAGALRKIVVSAQTTTATTQRAASNSADSAKEASADVQASVSADEPATHPRNEPPKSVPEDPLVDADTAAVSPRNQCTTDALVGQMTIFYSGKVNVYDGVPPDKARAILHFAAGPNHLLLDNQFGGAAAERSLRFQYQTAGDKDGPFPPSATISQSMQTVNFTGKIGEYTQQYWEKGNSTRDPEGQVSRKVSLQRYREKRKDRERLKIKKNSGANSSLEVYLNHQLRTHTSNGNSSPSGTSSPPQPGLLQTAENQPKIRCLPVDLNEKDILERRA; this is translated from the exons ATGAACGCCGCCACCACGACGTTTCCCTCCATTCTCGAGAAGCCCCTCAACCAGCTCACCGAGGATGACATTTCCCAGCTCACCCGCGAAGACTGCCGCAAGTACCTCAAAGAAAAAG GAATGCGGCGGCCCTCTTGGAACAAATCGCAGGCGATCCAGCAGGTTATTTCCCTCAAGGCGCTGCTGGAGCCCAACGAAGATTCCGGCGCCGGAGCTCTCAGAAAGATTGTCGTTTCGGCTCAGACGACCACCGCCACCACCCAGCGT GCCGCTTCGAATTCCGCTGATTCAGCTAAGGAAGCGAGCGCCGATGTCCAGGCTTCGGTGTCCGCAGACGAACCAGCGACGCATCCGAGAAATGAACCGCCCAAATCGGTTCCCGAGGATCCGCTGGTCGATGCGGATACCGCGGCCGTCAGTCCCAG AAATCAGTGTACAACTGATGCATTAGTTGGGCAAATGACAATTTTCTACAGTGGCAAGGTGAATGTGTATGATGGAGTGCCACCTGATAAG GCACGGGCAATCCTGCACTTTGCAGCTGGGCCCAACCATCTGCTTCTGGACAATCAATTTGGTGGTGCTGCAGCAGAAAGGTCCTTACGGTTCCAATATCAGACTGCGGGCGATAAAGATGGCCCTTTCCCTCCTAGTGCAACAATTTCTCAATCAATGCAAACAG TTAACTTTACAGGGAAGATCGGCGAATATACACAGCAGTACTGGGAGAAAGGGAACAGCACTCGTGATCCTG AGGGTCAGGTGAGCAGAAAAGTCTCGTTGCAGAGATACCGTGAAAAGCGAAAAGACAG AGAAAGattaaagataaagaaaaatagTGGAGCGAATTCTAGCTTGGAGGTTTACTTGAATCATCAACTCAGGACACATACCTCAAATGGTAATTCAAGTCCGAGTGGCACAAGCTCTCCACCCCAACCTGGGCTGCTACAGACAGCTGAAAATCAGCCAAAGATCCGCTGTCTTCCTGTTGACCTAAACGAGAAGG ATATCCTGGAACGCCGAGCTTGA
- the LOC137731815 gene encoding protein TIFY 4B isoform X2, with product MNAATTTFPSILEKPLNQLTEDDISQLTREDCRKYLKEKGMRRPSWNKSQAIQQVISLKALLEPNEDSGAGALRKIVVSAQTTTATTQRAASNSADSAKEASADVQASVSADEPATHPRNEPPKSVPEDPLVDADTAAVSPRNQCTTDALVGQMTIFYSGKVNVYDGVPPDKARAILHFAAGPNHLLLDNQFGGAAAERSLRFQYQTAGDKDGPFPPSATISQSMQTVNFTGKIGEYTQQYWEKGNSTRDPDAEGQVSRKVSLQRYREKRKDRERLKIKKNSGANSSLEVYLNHQLRTHTSNGNSSPSGTSSPPQPGLLQTAENQPKIRCLPVDLNEKDILERRA from the exons ATGAACGCCGCCACCACGACGTTTCCCTCCATTCTCGAGAAGCCCCTCAACCAGCTCACCGAGGATGACATTTCCCAGCTCACCCGCGAAGACTGCCGCAAGTACCTCAAAGAAAAAG GAATGCGGCGGCCCTCTTGGAACAAATCGCAGGCGATCCAGCAGGTTATTTCCCTCAAGGCGCTGCTGGAGCCCAACGAAGATTCCGGCGCCGGAGCTCTCAGAAAGATTGTCGTTTCGGCTCAGACGACCACCGCCACCACCCAGCGT GCCGCTTCGAATTCCGCTGATTCAGCTAAGGAAGCGAGCGCCGATGTCCAGGCTTCGGTGTCCGCAGACGAACCAGCGACGCATCCGAGAAATGAACCGCCCAAATCGGTTCCCGAGGATCCGCTGGTCGATGCGGATACCGCGGCCGTCAGTCCCAG AAATCAGTGTACAACTGATGCATTAGTTGGGCAAATGACAATTTTCTACAGTGGCAAGGTGAATGTGTATGATGGAGTGCCACCTGATAAG GCACGGGCAATCCTGCACTTTGCAGCTGGGCCCAACCATCTGCTTCTGGACAATCAATTTGGTGGTGCTGCAGCAGAAAGGTCCTTACGGTTCCAATATCAGACTGCGGGCGATAAAGATGGCCCTTTCCCTCCTAGTGCAACAATTTCTCAATCAATGCAAACAG TTAACTTTACAGGGAAGATCGGCGAATATACACAGCAGTACTGGGAGAAAGGGAACAGCACTCGTGATCCTG ATGCAGAGGGTCAGGTGAGCAGAAAAGTCTCGTTGCAGAGATACCGTGAAAAGCGAAAAGACAG AGAAAGattaaagataaagaaaaatagTGGAGCGAATTCTAGCTTGGAGGTTTACTTGAATCATCAACTCAGGACACATACCTCAAATGGTAATTCAAGTCCGAGTGGCACAAGCTCTCCACCCCAACCTGGGCTGCTACAGACAGCTGAAAATCAGCCAAAGATCCGCTGTCTTCCTGTTGACCTAAACGAGAAGG ATATCCTGGAACGCCGAGCTTGA